The following are encoded together in the Drosophila biarmipes strain raj3 chromosome 3L, RU_DBia_V1.1, whole genome shotgun sequence genome:
- the LOC108030108 gene encoding zinc finger protein CG2199 isoform X1: MASKAKKEVLCDHCHESYEAKMVYTAQKMFVGTKVVDLLEAITHKSIPANANVKICFICASGFMSTSALIDKVRETVDRILAGPAKKGKVSKAAAQEAQDQASADEPAPDIVDLTAEVEKKPAKPQPKKNTTIRQRSKSVAFPASSMVSEFAGVANIKASPAKKQVSRLLADNLDDSVQLTPAKDVSSSKKAFLNLFGNGDDAMEKEFETESEEEGEGRYLTINTNNFKCTVCEFHTRFPNHIKEHMQKEHGQQRTRIYSCPLCNKNFGVLKTIKDHVRDVHSRILLSESEAKTKAKEIKENPKGSEAEPKPKEQKVPKVPETQKQKPKEVKSKAKKTEVSTESKSKKKTTEVESEPVVSEKSEENQKVKIALLNSKDSSFESEVKPVLTQEKALETPGPKVASFKALNESLMRKRMLENLQDSEYTFAINGSSASTPRAETTNFQCDICDCELATAKQMQDHMKTAHAIEKPKVFKCHVCEKSLTTKQSLKTHQALHNNTSAEAGKSSKRKILQEEDEVVDIEGSFQENNTVEDDEGPREEKIVREESSKDTSLNVAQPKVDGLMSAPLTPVKKAKKVKTSIQGISGVITNGESPTKRKKQDKSGDTSSISDVSQLEEINHNVKPHKKARLESVGDSTTDESVLSCDQCGKSVGSRQRLDSHIKKKHFSQLKCPTCQEVFTKQLHYVSHFSECFTDKGLPCGVDKCAKVFTEANFLSSHLRKRHLCA; this comes from the exons ATGGCCAGCAAAGCTAAGAAGGAGGTGCTGTGCGACCATTGCCACGAGAGCTACGAGGCCAAAATGGTTTACACCGCCCAAAAGATGTTTGTGGGCACAAAAGTCGTGGACTTGCTGGAGGCCATCACCCACAAGAGC ATCCCAGCCAACGCGAACGTCAAGATATGCTTCATCTGTGCGTCGGGCTTCATGTCCACCAGCGCCCTGATCGACAAGGTCCGCGAGACGGTGGACAGGATTCTGGCGGGGCCCGCCAAGAAGGGCAAGGTCAGCAAGGCGGCGGCGCAGGAGGCACAGGATCAAGCGTCCGCTGATGAGCCGGCGCCGGACATTGTGGACCTCACCGCAGAGGTGGAGAAGAAGCCGGCCAAGCCGCAGCCCAAGAAGAACACCACCATTCGCCAGCGCAGCAAGTCGGTTGCCTTTCCCGCCAGCTCAATGGTTTCAGAGTTCGCTGGAGTAGCAAACATTAAGGCCTCGCCCGCCAAAAAGCAGGTGTCCCGCTTGCTCGCGGACAATCTCGACGATTCCGTGCAACTGACGCCAGCCAAAGATGTGTCGTCCTCCAAAAAGGCTTTCCTAAATCTCTTCGGCAACGGCGATGATGCCATGGAAAAGGAATTTGAGACCGAGAGCGAGGAGGAAGGCGAAGGACGCTATCTCACGATTAACACCAACAACTTCAAGTGCACGGTGTGCGAGTTCCACACTAGGTTCCCCAACCACATAAAGGAACACATGCAGAAGGAGCATGGCCAACAGCGTACACGCATTTACAGTTGCCCACTTTGCAACAAGAACTTCGGAGTTCTAAAGACAATCAAAGATCATGTGCGCGACGTCCACTCGCGCATTTTACTAAGTGAGTCCGAGGCCAAGACCAAGGCGAAGGAAATAAAGGAAAACCCGAAGGGGTCGGAGGCTGAGCCAAAGCCAAAGGAGCAGAAGGTGCCAAAGGTGCCTGAGacgcaaaaacaaaagccaaaggAAGTGAAATCGAAAGCAAAAAAGACAGAAGTGTCAACCGAGAGCAAGTCTAAGAAGAAAACAACAGAAGTGGAGTCGGAACCAGTAGTAAGCGAGAAATCAGAAGAGAACCAGAAGGTCAAGATCGCCCTCTTAAATTCCAAGGACTCGTCATTTGAGTCAGAAGTCAAACCAGTGCTCACCCAAGAGAAAGCCCTTGAGACCCCGGGGCCCAAAGTAGCCTCCTTCAAAGCCCTAAACGAATCCCTAATGAGGAAAAGGATGCTGGAGAACCTGCAGGACTCCGAGTACACATTTGCCATCAACGGATCCAGCGCCTCCACTCCCAGGGCCGAGACCACCAACTTCCAGTGCGACATATGCGACTGCGAGCTGGCGACCGCCAAGCAGATGCAGGACCACATGAAGACTGCTCACGCCATTGAAAAGCCGAAGGTGTTCAAGTGCCACGTCTGCGAGAAGAGTCTGACCACCAAGCAGTCGCTTAAAACGCACCAGGCTCTGCATAATAACACTAGTGCCGAGGCGGGCAAGTCCAGCAAGCGCAAGATACTGCAAGAAGAGGATGAGGTTGTTGATATTGAGGGTAGTTTTCAGGAGAACAACACTGTCGAGGATGACGAGGGGCCTCGGGAGGAGAAGATTGTTAGGGAAGAGTCCAGTAAGGATACCTCCTTGAATGTCGCCCAGCCTAAGGTGGATGGGCTCATGTCTGCTCCTCTGACGCCCGTGAAGAAGGCAAAAAAAGTCAAGACAAGCATCCAAGGCATTTCGGGGGTCATCACGAATGGTGAATCTCCCACCAAGCGCAAGAAGCAAGACAAATCCGGGGACACATCCTCAATTTCTGATGTATCTCAGCTGGAGGAGATCAACCACAATGTGAAGCCGCACAAAAAGGCCCGGCTGGAGTCCGTGGGCGACTCCACCACCGACGAGTCCGTACTCAGCTGCGACCAGTGCGGTAAGTCTGTCGGCTCGCGCCAGCGTCTGGACTCGCACATTAAGAAGAAGCACTTCTCACAGCTCAAGTGTCCAACGTGCCAGGAGGTCTTCACTAAACAGCTGCACTATGTGAGCCACTTCTCCGAGTGCTTCACGGATAAGGGTTTGCCCTGTGGCGTGGACAAGTGCGCCAAGGTCTTCACGGAGGCCAACTTCCTGAGCTCTCACCTGCGCAAGCGCCACCTATGCGCCTAG
- the LOC108030108 gene encoding zinc finger protein CG2199 isoform X2 yields MASKAKKEVLCDHCHESYEAKMVYTAQKMFVGTKVVDLLEAITHKSIPANANVKICFICASGFMSTSALIDKVRETVDRILAGPAKKGKVSKAAAQEAQDQASADEPAPDIVDLTAEVEKKPAKPQPKKNTTIRQRSKSVAFPASSMVSEFAGVANIKASPAKKQVSRLLADNLDDSVQLTPAKDVSSSKKAFLNLFGNGDDAMEKEFETESEEEGEGRYLTINTNNFKCTVCEFHTRFPNHIKEHMQKEHGQQRTRIYSCPLCNKNFGVLKTIKDHVRDVHSRILLSESEAKTKAKEIKENPKGSEAEPKPKEQKVPKVPETQKQKPKEVKSKAKKTEVSTESKSKKKTTEVESEPVVSEKSEENQKVKIALLNSKDSSFESEVKPVLTQEKALETPGPKVASFKALNESLMRKRMLENLQDSEYTFAINGSSASTPRAETTNFQCDICDCELATAKQMQDHMKTAHAIEKPKVFKCHVCEKSLTTKQSLKTHQALHNNTSAEAGKSSKRKILQEEDEVVDIEGSFQENNTVEDDEGPREEKIVREESSKDTSLNVAQPKVDGLMSAPLTPVKKAKKVKTSIQGISGVITNGESPTKRKKQDKSGDTSSISDVSQLEEINHNVKPHKKARLESVGDSTTDESVLSCDQCAQVSNVPGGLH; encoded by the exons ATGGCCAGCAAAGCTAAGAAGGAGGTGCTGTGCGACCATTGCCACGAGAGCTACGAGGCCAAAATGGTTTACACCGCCCAAAAGATGTTTGTGGGCACAAAAGTCGTGGACTTGCTGGAGGCCATCACCCACAAGAGC ATCCCAGCCAACGCGAACGTCAAGATATGCTTCATCTGTGCGTCGGGCTTCATGTCCACCAGCGCCCTGATCGACAAGGTCCGCGAGACGGTGGACAGGATTCTGGCGGGGCCCGCCAAGAAGGGCAAGGTCAGCAAGGCGGCGGCGCAGGAGGCACAGGATCAAGCGTCCGCTGATGAGCCGGCGCCGGACATTGTGGACCTCACCGCAGAGGTGGAGAAGAAGCCGGCCAAGCCGCAGCCCAAGAAGAACACCACCATTCGCCAGCGCAGCAAGTCGGTTGCCTTTCCCGCCAGCTCAATGGTTTCAGAGTTCGCTGGAGTAGCAAACATTAAGGCCTCGCCCGCCAAAAAGCAGGTGTCCCGCTTGCTCGCGGACAATCTCGACGATTCCGTGCAACTGACGCCAGCCAAAGATGTGTCGTCCTCCAAAAAGGCTTTCCTAAATCTCTTCGGCAACGGCGATGATGCCATGGAAAAGGAATTTGAGACCGAGAGCGAGGAGGAAGGCGAAGGACGCTATCTCACGATTAACACCAACAACTTCAAGTGCACGGTGTGCGAGTTCCACACTAGGTTCCCCAACCACATAAAGGAACACATGCAGAAGGAGCATGGCCAACAGCGTACACGCATTTACAGTTGCCCACTTTGCAACAAGAACTTCGGAGTTCTAAAGACAATCAAAGATCATGTGCGCGACGTCCACTCGCGCATTTTACTAAGTGAGTCCGAGGCCAAGACCAAGGCGAAGGAAATAAAGGAAAACCCGAAGGGGTCGGAGGCTGAGCCAAAGCCAAAGGAGCAGAAGGTGCCAAAGGTGCCTGAGacgcaaaaacaaaagccaaaggAAGTGAAATCGAAAGCAAAAAAGACAGAAGTGTCAACCGAGAGCAAGTCTAAGAAGAAAACAACAGAAGTGGAGTCGGAACCAGTAGTAAGCGAGAAATCAGAAGAGAACCAGAAGGTCAAGATCGCCCTCTTAAATTCCAAGGACTCGTCATTTGAGTCAGAAGTCAAACCAGTGCTCACCCAAGAGAAAGCCCTTGAGACCCCGGGGCCCAAAGTAGCCTCCTTCAAAGCCCTAAACGAATCCCTAATGAGGAAAAGGATGCTGGAGAACCTGCAGGACTCCGAGTACACATTTGCCATCAACGGATCCAGCGCCTCCACTCCCAGGGCCGAGACCACCAACTTCCAGTGCGACATATGCGACTGCGAGCTGGCGACCGCCAAGCAGATGCAGGACCACATGAAGACTGCTCACGCCATTGAAAAGCCGAAGGTGTTCAAGTGCCACGTCTGCGAGAAGAGTCTGACCACCAAGCAGTCGCTTAAAACGCACCAGGCTCTGCATAATAACACTAGTGCCGAGGCGGGCAAGTCCAGCAAGCGCAAGATACTGCAAGAAGAGGATGAGGTTGTTGATATTGAGGGTAGTTTTCAGGAGAACAACACTGTCGAGGATGACGAGGGGCCTCGGGAGGAGAAGATTGTTAGGGAAGAGTCCAGTAAGGATACCTCCTTGAATGTCGCCCAGCCTAAGGTGGATGGGCTCATGTCTGCTCCTCTGACGCCCGTGAAGAAGGCAAAAAAAGTCAAGACAAGCATCCAAGGCATTTCGGGGGTCATCACGAATGGTGAATCTCCCACCAAGCGCAAGAAGCAAGACAAATCCGGGGACACATCCTCAATTTCTGATGTATCTCAGCTGGAGGAGATCAACCACAATGTGAAGCCGCACAAAAAGGCCCGGCTGGAGTCCGTGGGCGACTCCACCACCGACGAGTCCGTACTCAGCTGCGACCAGTGCG CTCAAGTGTCCAACGTGCCAGGAGGTCTTCACTAA
- the LOC108030115 gene encoding tyrosine-protein phosphatase non-receptor type 61F isoform X2: protein MSEQKTSGSGSAAAARQQIEAEYKDKRAGWHRFYKEICECCDREAKEKQFSTLESERHANRGLNRYRDVNPYDHSRIVLKRGSVDYINANLVQLERADRQYILTQGPLVDTVGHFWLMVWEQKSRGILMLNKLMEKKHIKCHLYWPNEMGAEKALKLPTVKLTVELIRCETYQNFVRRWFKLTDLETQQSREVMQFHYTTWPDFGIPSSPNAFLKFLQQVRDSDCLSRDVGPAVVHCSAGIGRSGTFCLVDCCLVLIDKYGECNVSKVLCELRSYRMGLIQTADQLDFSYQAIIEGITKLHDPTFLDAEEPIIANDTDTHTLDEQPPPLPPRVQSLNLPLAPNSGGILSLNMRAAQANGAADNAGDKMSKDALNNFINQHDMLPYSEVADRRPLPPIPTRALNESDSDDDYLLDDDEEDETDEDEEYETINEHDAEPVNGHVPLTTTQPHDDDVNANSEKPAAPADEQHKANGIDPIPGQLPASPENELKRRKRTEYQASLEQKVNDIKRKQRENEDSQLAAKKRRRENRHKKSRSKTK from the exons GAAATTTGCGAGTGCTGCGACAGGGAGGCGAAGGAGAAGCAGTTCAGCACATTGGAATCCGAGCGTCACGCGAACCGCGGCCTGAATCGCTATCGGGATGTGAATCCCTACGACCATTCCCGCATCGTTCTGAAGCGCGGCAGCGTGGACTACATCAATGCCAATCTGGTTCAG CTGGAGCGCGCCGACCGTCAGTACATCCTGACCCAGGGACCGCTGGTGGACACCGTGGGACACTTCTGGCTGATGGTCTGGGAGCAGAAGTCCCGGGGGATCCTCATGCTCAACAAGCTGATGGAGAAGAAGCATATCAAATGCCACCTCTACTGGCCCAACGAGATGGGTGCCGAGAAGGCCCTGAAGCTTCCCACTGTCAAGCTTACCGTGGAGCTCATCCGCTGCGAGACGTACCAGAACTTCGTGCGGCGGTGGTTCAA ACTAACCGATCTCGAAACGCAGCAGAGTCGCGAGGTGATGCAGTTCCACTACACAACATGGCCGGACTTTGGCATTCCCAGCTCGCCGAACGCATTCCTCAAGTTCTTGCAGCAGGTGCGCGACTCCGACTGCCTCAGCCGCGACGTGGGTCCCGCCGTGGTGCACTGCAGCGCCGGCATCGGCCGCTCGGGCACCTTCTGCCTGGTGGACTGCTGCCTTGTGCTGATCGACAAGTACGGCGAGTGCAATGTGTCCAAGGTGCTGTGCGAGCTGCGCAGCTACCGCATGGGCCTGATTCAAACCGCCGACCAGCTGGACTTCTCCTACCAGGCGATCATCGAGGGCATCACGAAGCTGCACGATCCC ACCTTTCTCGATGCTGAGGAACCCATCATCGCAAACGACACAGACACCCACACACTGGATGAACAGCCGCCGCCACTGCCGCCTCGCGTTCAGTCGCTCAACCTGCCGCTGGCCCCCAATTCCGGTGGCATACTCTCGCTCAATATGCGTGCCGCCCAGGCCAATGGAGCTGCCGACAATGCTGGCGACAAGATGAGCAAGGATGCCCTCAACAACTTCATCAATCAGCACGACATGCTGCCGTACTCCGAGGTGGCCGACAGACGTCCCTTGCCGCCGATACCCACGAGAGCCCTTAACGAATCGGACAGCGACGATGATTACTTGctggacgacgacgaggaggacgagaCAGATGAGGACGAGGAGTACGAGACCATTAACGAGCACGACGCAGAGCCAGTTAATGGCCATGTGCCCCTGACGACGACACAGCCGCACGACGACGATGTGAATGCCAACAGCGAGAAGCCAGCGGCGCCAGCCGACGAGCAGCACAAGGCCAACGGCATCGATCCAATTCCAGGCCAGCTCCCAGCCAG TCCCGAGAACGAGCTTAAGAGGCGGAAACGCACCGAATACCAGGCCAGTCTGGAGCAGAAGGTCAACGACATCAAGCGGAAGCAGCGGGAGAACGAGGACAGCCAGCTGGCGGCAAAGAAACGAAG ACGCGAAAATCGGCACAAAAAGTCTAGGTCCAAGACAAAGTAA
- the LOC108030115 gene encoding tyrosine-protein phosphatase non-receptor type 61F isoform X1 — MSEQKTSGSGSAAAARQQIEAEYKDKRAGWHRFYKEICECCDREAKEKQFSTLESERHANRGLNRYRDVNPYDHSRIVLKRGSVDYINANLVQLERADRQYILTQGPLVDTVGHFWLMVWEQKSRGILMLNKLMEKKHIKCHLYWPNEMGAEKALKLPTVKLTVELIRCETYQNFVRRWFKLTDLETQQSREVMQFHYTTWPDFGIPSSPNAFLKFLQQVRDSDCLSRDVGPAVVHCSAGIGRSGTFCLVDCCLVLIDKYGECNVSKVLCELRSYRMGLIQTADQLDFSYQAIIEGITKLHDPTFLDAEEPIIANDTDTHTLDEQPPPLPPRVQSLNLPLAPNSGGILSLNMRAAQANGAADNAGDKMSKDALNNFINQHDMLPYSEVADRRPLPPIPTRALNESDSDDDYLLDDDEEDETDEDEEYETINEHDAEPVNGHVPLTTTQPHDDDVNANSEKPAAPADEQHKANGIDPIPGQLPASPENELKRRKRTEYQASLEQKVNDIKRKQRENEDSQLAAKKRRSLLTYIAAGVVVGVICAYAYTKLG; from the exons GAAATTTGCGAGTGCTGCGACAGGGAGGCGAAGGAGAAGCAGTTCAGCACATTGGAATCCGAGCGTCACGCGAACCGCGGCCTGAATCGCTATCGGGATGTGAATCCCTACGACCATTCCCGCATCGTTCTGAAGCGCGGCAGCGTGGACTACATCAATGCCAATCTGGTTCAG CTGGAGCGCGCCGACCGTCAGTACATCCTGACCCAGGGACCGCTGGTGGACACCGTGGGACACTTCTGGCTGATGGTCTGGGAGCAGAAGTCCCGGGGGATCCTCATGCTCAACAAGCTGATGGAGAAGAAGCATATCAAATGCCACCTCTACTGGCCCAACGAGATGGGTGCCGAGAAGGCCCTGAAGCTTCCCACTGTCAAGCTTACCGTGGAGCTCATCCGCTGCGAGACGTACCAGAACTTCGTGCGGCGGTGGTTCAA ACTAACCGATCTCGAAACGCAGCAGAGTCGCGAGGTGATGCAGTTCCACTACACAACATGGCCGGACTTTGGCATTCCCAGCTCGCCGAACGCATTCCTCAAGTTCTTGCAGCAGGTGCGCGACTCCGACTGCCTCAGCCGCGACGTGGGTCCCGCCGTGGTGCACTGCAGCGCCGGCATCGGCCGCTCGGGCACCTTCTGCCTGGTGGACTGCTGCCTTGTGCTGATCGACAAGTACGGCGAGTGCAATGTGTCCAAGGTGCTGTGCGAGCTGCGCAGCTACCGCATGGGCCTGATTCAAACCGCCGACCAGCTGGACTTCTCCTACCAGGCGATCATCGAGGGCATCACGAAGCTGCACGATCCC ACCTTTCTCGATGCTGAGGAACCCATCATCGCAAACGACACAGACACCCACACACTGGATGAACAGCCGCCGCCACTGCCGCCTCGCGTTCAGTCGCTCAACCTGCCGCTGGCCCCCAATTCCGGTGGCATACTCTCGCTCAATATGCGTGCCGCCCAGGCCAATGGAGCTGCCGACAATGCTGGCGACAAGATGAGCAAGGATGCCCTCAACAACTTCATCAATCAGCACGACATGCTGCCGTACTCCGAGGTGGCCGACAGACGTCCCTTGCCGCCGATACCCACGAGAGCCCTTAACGAATCGGACAGCGACGATGATTACTTGctggacgacgacgaggaggacgagaCAGATGAGGACGAGGAGTACGAGACCATTAACGAGCACGACGCAGAGCCAGTTAATGGCCATGTGCCCCTGACGACGACACAGCCGCACGACGACGATGTGAATGCCAACAGCGAGAAGCCAGCGGCGCCAGCCGACGAGCAGCACAAGGCCAACGGCATCGATCCAATTCCAGGCCAGCTCCCAGCCAG TCCCGAGAACGAGCTTAAGAGGCGGAAACGCACCGAATACCAGGCCAGTCTGGAGCAGAAGGTCAACGACATCAAGCGGAAGCAGCGGGAGAACGAGGACAGCCAGCTGGCGGCAAAGAAACGAAGGTCATTACTCACATATATTGCCGCTGGTGTTGTGGTGGGCGTGATCTGCGCCTACGCATACACGAAGCTAGGATAA